The DNA segment ATTTgcattaaaagaatatttatactCCAAAGGAGAGTCTTTAATACTTTATATTTAGAGATATAGAGATAGTTTTTCTCTACTCTTTTTTGCATATTGTCTTCATGAACATTTTTGGAAAAGGATACACTTCTTAAAAGTAGCTTAAGACTTCAATAATAACAAGGGTTTggatttttattacaaatatattctaTCTAAATTCATTTAGATTCTGAAAGGAAGTAAATGtaaaacttgtatttttaaagcCTCAGGCAGGATTTTGCATAAGAAAAGTAGATAAGAAAATTTAGCATCTAAAATTGAAATTCAGGTTTATTAGagaaaacatgtgtgtgtgtgtatatatatatatatatatatatatcaaaggaACGTGAAACAGGGAAATTCTACCACCTTCTCATTGTTAATCATTATCCTAGAAGTTGAAAATatgacagtaaagaaaaaaacaacattcACTGTCCTGTGAAATTTATGGTATagtaaagattgaaaaaaaaagagagacagttaTTTAATATTTCAGGGATTTTAAAAGTACTATGAACTTACACAAAGCAAGACATTTGAAGAATGAGATGATGGCCATGctgcttaaaaatgtttatatttagaaTAGGATGGTCAAGGAAAGTTCATGTGATTAGTTGACTTTTGTCAACTATGACAAAATTTAGGGTTCTCGGCAAGGGAACATTTTGCTCACAGAGTATGCTTGACAATGTATAGgtattaatttttctcaaaatcatGGTGATGGGAGATGGGTATTTTTACTAGCATGTGATGGATAGAGATCAGAGATGCTATTGGACTGTCTACTACACTGGAGACAAATCCTTATATAATAAATGATCTCTCAGTGAAAATGTCAATATTACAAACCcaattcaatataaaaatataataaaaatccaaacccttgtgaatagtgctgcaataaacatgcgggtgcacgtgtcttttttaaggaaagttttgtccagagatcctgctgtgtagcactgggaactatgtgtagtcacttgtgatggagcatgataatgtcagaaaaaagaatgtatacatgtatgtgtaactgggtcaccatgctgtacagtagaaaaaaaaattatgtactggggaaacagaaaaaaagaagaaaaaagaaaaagaaaatttaaaaaagaaaagaaaagaaataacagagaaAATACTCGAAGATGATATACtccaaaattataatgaaaagtgTAATTTATAGGACTTTTGTGATTTTATCTgcatgatgtgagaaaatatttcagtatttgtgGCATGATATGGCATTGTTTAACAAGATAATTCTGAATGCCGTTTTAAGCATTTAGGGAGGATACTGGGATATTAATTAGGACTATACTCTAATATCTAGGAAAGACATTATGGTAGAATAAACAAGTGAGTAGCAGTGTGTGGTTACATGTCTGCTTGTGGGTACTGTTTTAATTGCTGATGGGGATGTAAAATGATTCACTTTACATAATATTCCAGATGGTTATTGGCATAAATTAAATATACACTCTCCATATATTCCAAAAATTTCACTTCTGTTTATCCAGGAGAAATAACATGCGCTCAAGTGTTTGTGCTATAATGTTCACAGAAGTTTTGTACATAATAGCCAAGAATCTAAAATAACCCAAGGGCACATTAATAAAAAGGATGAATTCTGGCATACACAAATAATTAAATCTTcctcagcaatgaaaaagaatgaactaatgaacAATTGATGCACACATCATTGATGAattgtaaaaaaattatttgctcaaTTGATGTCCTATGTAAAagagcattgttttttttttttttttggtctttttgccttttctaaggccgctcctgcagcatatggaggttcccaggctaggggtcgaatcagagctgtggctgacggcctaaaccacagccacagcaattcgggatcagagctgcatctgtaacctacaccacagttcatgacaatgccggatacttaacccattgagtgaggccaggtattgaacctgcatcctcatggatgctagtcagattcgtttccactgagccacaatgggaactctgcactttCTGCAGTTTTGATTCTCCAGTTTTTCTACAGTTCAaactataaatttaatgaaattttgtccttaattttgtttatatCATGTGTCAGGATCTTCCATATAAAGACAGACTAGGTGTGGATATTCtcaatttatataaaaagaagggagttcctgtcatggcgcagtggttaacaaatccgactaggaaccatgaggttgcggcttcgatccctgcccttgctcagtgggttaaggatcgggcgttgccgtgagctgtggtgtaggttggagacacggctcggatcctgtgttgctgtggctctggcgtaggccggcggccatgctctgattcgacccctagcctgagaacctccatatgccgcgggagcggcccaagaaaagacaaaaagataaaagaaaaaaaaagaatcataagcCCTTTATATTGGATATTAATTgcatgaatttcattttttgcttttggaataAGGGAAATAGATCCAGCAGTATTACTTTCAGTTACCAGTGGAAGAAGGAGGCTCAGAAAGGATGACCTGCTCGgtgcttaaaacaacaacaacaacaaaactaacaGGACATAAGAGACTAGATGCTCATCTTCATGATCATTAGGTGAGGGATCTGTCCAATACTTTCTATCATTCCCCAatggtatcattaaaaaaaactcattgggtattcccactgtggctcagcagattaagaactcgacacaatgtccatgaggatgtgggttcaatctctgacctccctcagtgagtcaaggatccagtgttgctgcaagcggtggtataggcttgcagcttcagctctcattcaactcctagtgggaacgtccatatgccacaggtgtaaagagaggaacaataacaacaaaaaaaactctttgaAATTAACAGTCTTTGAGGCAAACCATGGTTTTGTTGTGGAGGACATTTGGTTGTGAGTAAAAGGTGATGCTCTAACATGTCCACTCTGCTCCTGGATAAACTACATCACAAAAGGTGGTACTGTTCTAAATGTATGTTTAAATAAGTAGGTCTTTCTTTAAGCACATTGAATTTTTCCAATGCCAACAGAAAGCAACTAGCTCTCTAAAGTGTTTATAAGATATCAATAGCAATGTCTAAAATGTGTGTTAGAATCAGGATAAATGTAAAGCTTTTATATCACAATAACCTGTCTTTCTGTGCTCAGATGCCCAGCACGGTGATTAAGTTTTCTATCCCCAGCCTTTCCCTGTTCTGAATCTTGACCCTACATGCCAAGGAGAGTCACTGAAACTGTTTTTAACTAATTTGGGTGTATGCTCTGCTAcgattaaaaaatgatttttttgtttcaataATAAAATACTGAATGTATGGAATGTTCATGTGTGGAACTTTATACATGGTATAGAAGGGGATAGACTTGCTTAGTTAGAGGTAGCTAAAGTCAGGGGTAGAGAATGACCAATATCCTTTATAGAGGTGGACAAGAGCTGGAATTTCATTTGGTCAGTGATTGCTGTTGCATAATTCCCAAGAGCATGAAATCTAGTATCAGAGTCAGGTTCATCTTAAACTGCAATTTGAATCTTAATGATTTAGTGTAAATAactgaaactatttttttgtttgtttgttttcaaaaatctaaaatgaGTATCAGAATAGAACGTCGTGGTGTGTTGCTGGAGTTAAATGCCTGCAAAATGTTTACAAACTTCCACACATAAAATATGCTTTCATTAAATATCATGTCCTTAATCTAAAAAAGTAATGCAGTTAGCCTATAATAAATCTTCTACAACCTATATCTTTGTTCAATGTGTAACATTCCAAAACTTGTAAAAAGTGCTGTTGAAGATGTATTATGTTCTATATCATTTCAGATGAATTGAGCTTCTGTTGTATATTCTGAACTCAACTCAGCCTCATGGAAAATCAGAACAATGTCACAGAATTTGTTTTCATGGGGCTCTGGGGAAATAAGACAATAGagctattgttatttttcttgttcctgCTCTGTTACCTGGCTGTCTTAATGGGGAATTTCATCATCTTACTCACAATCACATGCAGCCATCTAATCCAACAACCAATGTACTACTTTCTCGGCCACCTTTCCCTCATGGACCTCTGCTACACCTCTACTGTGGTCCCCAGGCTCATCAGAGACTTAGCTGCAGCGAGAAAAAACATTTCCTACAACAACTGCATGACCCAGCTCTTCACTGCCCACTTGCTGGCAGGTGTGGAAATATTCATCTTGGTGTCCATGGCTTTTGACCGCTATGTTGCCATCGTCAAGCCCCTGCACTACCTGGTCATCGTGAATAGGCAGAGGTGTAACATGCTAATCATAATGGCCTGGGTTGTGGGGTTTTGGCACGCTATTGCTCTCCTTCTCATGGTTCTCAAATTACCTTTCTGTGGTCCTAATCAGATAGATCACTACATATGTGATGTGAAGCCTCTTTTGAAACTGGTGTGCAGGGATATTCATGTTGTGAGTATCCTAGTGATTGCAAATTCAGGGATGGTGGCGGTTGTCATATTTCTTGTCTTAGCAGCTTCTTACATAGTCATATTATATAATCTTAGAACACACACCTCTGCAGGGCGACGCAAAGCTCTCTCGACTTGTAGTTCTCACATAACAGTTGTAGTGTTATTCTTTGTGCCCTGCATCTATACTTATGTTTTACCTGCAGGTAGTGAGAACAAGGATAAGGAAATCTCTGTGTTTTACACTGTGATTGCCCCCATGCTGAATCCTCTCATCTATACCCTGCGAAACGTGGAGATGAAAATTGCTATGCGGAAGGTATGGTCCAAAGTGGCACATTGGGTTTAAAGTACATAAGGTAATATTCATTGTGCTCTTGAAGCCCAGTCCCTAGGACATTTGTCGTGTGATGTATTATAGAAAGCATCTAAGCCTTCTTTGGGGAGTTGGACTAAATGAACTCTGACTCTATATTAGCCACAGAATCAAGGTACTATGATTGCGAATGCAATATGCTCTTTAAAGGGTCCAACTAGTTCCAAGTGAGACACCTGAATTTGAGGAAGGCAAGAAATATCCTTCTAAAGTACGCTTCAGATCTTATAGGCCTCTCCAAAAATTGCTAGGGAACCCTATTTGCCTTGTTACAAAATCCAGCCTTCTCACCTGTCCATTGAAATCTTCCAAAACTGGTCTGGGTATAACTAGCTAATCTCAGAAGTCACCTCATGGAAAGAAAGTATGATGTTACAATGACAGGCTCTGGGGTCAGGAAACCTGGGTGACTACTGGCTTTGTAAGTTTTTATGTCTTTGTCTTGGCAATCGGCTTTAATTACGTTAGTTTCCATTTTGAAATATCTGTGAAATTAGGTGATATTATCCTTCATAAAGATGTAATAATAATTGGGCTAAACGTGTGAGTTTTTGCAGGGGCTGTGGGTACCAGAAACTCGTGTTAGTTACTTCTTTTCGTTCTTTACCTTTTTCCCCTTGATTCCCTAGATGTTCCATCCAGCTGCACTGGGCCCCTCATAGTCTCTAAACACACCTTAAATTCTGTTACCTCTATGAGTTTTTTCTTCATACCCTCGGACTATAATGCTCCCTCCCTACACTTTAAGGTCCACATCTTACATTTAATTCATATTTCAGAacttattcagaaatattttggaGATCCTTGTGCAGGTCGGAAATATTGATGAttacttctctgttctttttattacttttcagCTGTACATTTACTGCATGTCAAATAACCTTATGCCCTGCACTTGTGTTTCCACTTATGAAATGCATTTTATCTGTTTGACTGAGACAAAGAGTATATGCTATATCTTTATCTTGCTTTGTATCTCTCTGTTTTCTAGAACTACAGATTGATAGAATTAAGCAGTTACAGCGTTAAATTCAAAGACATTGTATTCCCTTTTTATTTGACTGTATACATTGCACTCACGAAGCTAGAATTTACCTTTATGTCATTaacaattatatattaataatgaaataagtAATATCAGAAAGGCTAAAAATTTAACTTAATCCCCATGTAACTGTGGGGAAGGGAATGGAATTCATAAGACTCTCGGTCTGCTATAATACCTTTTAATTAATGTTATGCAGTGAGGAAGTAcctctattttaaatattgtttaccCCCATGTCCTTTGACTCACATAGCCTATTTGAGCTCTGGTTCATGGTTCCCATTTGTATAGACATTTCTCTCGGCCAAAAGGCTTGCCTTTTCTCAACAGAAGGACAACATTGCTTCCATACAGTTCTCTGCATGAAGTTATTTCTGCCCTGCAACCATGGCAAAAGCCAGGAATAACCATAGATGCAGCAGTGTTTGTCTTTATTATCAGGAATCCTTCTTTCACTATTTCTACTCAGAATTTTCACACATTTGACTAGTAACTTTTTTTACTCCTGAAGCCATGTAAACTTCTGGAATATCAGTGGAAACATTCTGTCAATTCCATAAACAATTATCTCTGACTAGTTATTTACTCATAGTTCTGTTTCATCTGGTTTAAGCTCataattatcaggagttcctgtcatgatgcagtgaaacaaatccgactaggaaccatgaggttgtgggttagatcccttgcctcgcttagagggttaaggatctggcattgctgtgaattgtggtgtgggtcacagatgcagctcagatccgttgttgctgtggctgtggcatacaacagcagctgtagctccaattggaaccctagcctgggaacctccatatgccactagtgcggccatgaaaagcacacacacacacacaaatcacaaTATTAAgatagtaaacacacacacacagatatattaGGTTTATATTAGTATTagaattgtatgtatatatatatatatatatatatatatatatggattacatttttaaaatatataatatgtatttttgtgcctgtgtgtgtgatgATTTTTCTGCCTGTGTATAATATGGGGGGAAGTGTATGGAGGATCATAGGATGGATCAAGGAAATATGCAGTCCCTTCAGAAAGAATGCTCtccaacaaaaacaaccaaacaaaaaaacactttttattatcacatgttttcttttctcaaaggATCACAAGGTTTTTACCGGCAAAAAGTATGACTATACTATATAGTAATATATTATACAAGTGAGCTCACAAAGAAGTCCATGTCGAATTAAAATTAGTTACCTATCTGTTAGGTGCTCTTCCTAGGATTCACTCTCCAGTCTACAGATGCCTAATATCTTCAGAAAATACATGTCATGTAAATGTATAGTACTTGTTAAGATATTTTGCTTAATACATGAATGCAAACAgataatatttaatacatattaatgGTGGTAAGTATAACTTAAGAAATGCCAtctatttatatatgaatttattgGCAACTTTAAAAGTAATCAttactaaattttattaaagaagtATTCCAGGAGTTCttatcatggttcagcagttaacacacctgactaggatccatgaggatgtgggtttgattcctggcctcattcagtgggtcaaggatccagcgttgctgtgagctgtggtgtaggtcgcacatggtgcttggatctggcgttgctgtggctgtggtgtaggccagcagctgcagctttgatttgcccctagcctgggaacctccttataccatgggtgcagccctaaaaagacaaaacaaaaaaagaaattttgtctATTACTATAAGAATTTACTGGAAATTTAAATGCCTGTATacctatattttattaataaataatacacCTGCTAATGAACACTTAAATTGCAGAGTCATGTTATTTAAAACATTAGGCTCGAAGAACCTTAGTATCGTGGAGGTGGCCCAAAGGAAAGATTAGAGGCAAATCTTACAAATGAATTCATATAAtccatgaaataagaaaaattagcagggaattctagaaaaaaagaggggTATAGAACAAAACCAACTCTCAGCAGAACAATTTCAGACGACTTGTGACAAACTCAGGAATAAGGCTTGTAAATGAGGCACTTGAATGTATTTCTAATCAGTAACCTTTGATAGGTGTGTGTCTGTGATGGGTAGAGAGGTGACCACCTATGTCCTTCTCTGTATTGACACAAGTGAGCTCGAGTGAGGCTTGATCAACATTGGGCTAAATGATGTTGAAACCATCAACCAGTAGAACACTGGGTTGCGATGCCCCTTCATTCTGAAGTTCTAGTATCTCATTTTCGAAAGTTTACTTAACTGTCAAAACCTAGAAGTAATTATTAAATGGATCAAAACCTGTTTCTTTCACTCACAGAAGGCACACAACCTTTGTTGGTGCTGTTTAACAACTCTGTGTGCTAGTCATGTTAACTTCTAGAGGCTCAAGTTCTTAGCACAATAGAGGTAATTCTATTTGTTATGGCGAgatgaaattatataataaaactgAAGCATGAAATAATCTGAATAAAGTgttgttaaaatgtgttttagaaTGATAAACATTCTAAACATTGATTTTCTTAAGTCTTATATATTCGAGTATGTGGATTTGAGTATGAAAGAAGGGATTGGTTACCTGAACTTCAGGCTGAACATTTGGGGCTGAATGTATATGACCTGCAGAAAGGAAGTGGCAtggataaaaacaaaagacacatacacccacatgttcattgcagctctgttcacaacaGTCAAggcatggaaaccacccaaatgtccatcgacagatgattggattaggaagacctggtatatatacacaatggaatactatcagccataaaaaatccagaataatgtcatttgcagcaacatgcatggaactagagactctcttactgagtgaagtaagtcagaaagagaaagacaaataccatatgatattacttatatctagaatctaatatgaggcacaaatgaacttttccacggaaaagaaaatcatggacttgcagaatagacttgtggttgccaaggtgaagggagcttggagttaatagatgcaaagtattgcctttggaatggaatagcaatgagatcctgctgtgtagcactgggaactatgtctagtcacctatgatggagcatgataatgtacgaaaatagaatgtgtacatgtatgtgtaattgggtcaccatgctgtacagtaggaaaaaaattgtattgggaaaataactattaaaaaatggtaaaagaataaaagttataCTGTTCAGTTAGCGCTTATTTCCCCTGATATTTTAGGTCATAAATAGTTTCTTCTTTGAAATGTGTATAAAAAACAGACTGgcagagttcccacagtggcgcagcggaaacgaatccgactaggaactatgaggtttcgggttcgatccctggccttactcggtggattaaggatccggtgttgccatgagctgtggtgtaggtcatagatatggctcggatcctgcgttgctgtgccgtggtttaggccagcaactacagctctgattcaaccaagtgccgtgggtgtggccctaaaaaaacaaaaagacaaaaaaaataacatgaaaaataaaacttaaaaaaaaaaaaaaagactgtctattctttcctcttttctgctgCTTCCATTCCTGGACCATCAATTCTGTGAAAGTTCGTTCCTGCCAAAAATTAACCTGGTTCCCGTCCTGTGATTGCAGGTCACTGATTTTATTATGTAGAAGGATGTAATCTCCCCATGAAGGTTACTCTGCATAAAGATTCATATTTGAATTTTAGCTGCCCGCTTTGgttctctttatcttttctcgTCTCATATTTTCCCCATATCTAACTTACACTATTCTATGCTGCATGatttcccctcttttccttcaGAAAGCAAGTTGAGAGCAGGGCAGGCATTTCCTGAACTATCTGTCTGACTAGAGAGCCTTGTGGGGTCTCCAGAGAAGCGGTGACTAAGCCAGGCTAACGCAAGGATGGGGAGAAGGCTGTTGTCAGGCAGTGCCCACGACCTCAGGGACATTACCGTGGACAACAGTGAAGAGGCTTTCGGTGAAGCTCTGTTTAGAAATGCTTCTGGGAATGTAATTTATTAGACTATTCAAAGGCTTATTAATTCTTGTGTTGTATATAAGTCATATTCTCTTCTGAACTAAATTTCTTTTAGGCATCAGTGTAAAATAAGTGACTCCCAGGGCTGAAAATGTATGTTTGCTTTTGtgagaaaatcaaaatatttatttatttatttatttatgtgtgtatgtatttatttattgagttggGAGATCCACTGGTTCTTATGTCCCACTCCCcatgcaaacatttaaaaatttcgaAGACATGTtgattttcagaataattttagaTGAGTATCCTACCTGTCTTTGGATAATTGGTTTATAAATCACTCCTTTTTATTTCGGATTTAAATACTGGGAAGAATGAACAAAGTGAGCATCTTAGGAGGAAATTCTTCGTAACTGAACCTAAAATTAATCTTACAGCCCCTTGTATCTGATGGGCTGTGAATTAGTGTGTTAACCATGACACttttctgaagaatattttacCAACTGTGCTTTAGTGTACTTATACaccatttaaatttattctctttaGCTTAATTCTTAAGACTGTATTTTCTCATGTACCATAGGATGATTTGATTACTCTAACATTCTTAACTAACTTTAGTTTTAGTTGTACATTATGCACAGGCAGAATTCcagtttcagaaaaaaacagatgagTTTAAGTTATAACATCTTCAAGTTGCAGTTTTGAACCCTATtttgtattgtacctaattgtaTTGAACCCTATTTTgatgcttttatattttccttcatgtCCTTATCAAGGAATAGCCCAGTTTATGCTTGCACGTATCGAATGATGAGTAATTTTCTAACTTTCAAAAGCCTTGCCATCCTAAAATGGACTAGATCCATCTGATTCAATTAAGGTAAGTTTATAGCAGGCTATGATCTAATGCACCTGTAAGAAAATTGAACATATGCTAGAAATCCTACTTTAACTATAAGAGcaatttctcttattattttgcTAGCATAGTCTAAAAAGAATGCAGGATTTTTGTGCAATgctaccaaagaaataaaagtgataatttaactatatttttaaagtattacttttaatactttaaaaacatcAATTTAGTGATTAGCACTAAGAAATACCCTAGGACAACCAGTCTCTTAgagtaatttaattttattttattttgtctttgctaagggccgcacctgcagcatatggaggttcccaggctaggggtcgaatcagaactgtagccactggcgtacaccacagccacagccacatcagatccaagctgtgtctgtgacctacaccacagctcagggcagtgccagatccttaacccactgagcgaggaaaaggattgaacctccgtcctcatggatgctagtcagatttgtttctgctgagccacaacgagaactcctaattttatttcttttcactaacatattgtcaaaattaaaaaatttcctgaTTGTCCtcataaatgtatgtgtaatatttttaaagttttcttcctttcttcattggACTTAGTTATAAATCTGTGCCTGGCAATTTCAGAAACTGTTccttcaaaaaatacaaaaagtgaaataaaatgtatggtTTGGAACTCTGTATGAGACTGGAGTTTTGCAAATTATTTCTTGTCATATTTATATTAATTGTAAGATATATCCCTGTAATTATTCATAAAGACACATTAGGTGATCTGGTAGTCTGTCaccttgcatattttttttttttttgagattaggACTCAGAAGACTCTCTCTCACTGTTACCCTCCATGACACCTCATCTTCCTTTGCTTTCAAACATGGGAAATAGCCACAAATTGAGTGGAAATTGAAATATCTGCCCTCTGGTTTTAACAATACTTTACTTTCTTATGCCAAGAAATTACTTCGATTATCTTGCTCTGCGTCTCTTTTACTGAAAATTGATGGTACGGATATATCAAGGGACACTCAGTTTAAGTTGTTCGCTAACATATCTAATAGTTATTTTTGCATCAATTTGTTGTAGCTAAATGAATGTATCACTGGCGTAAACGTTATGCTCTCTCCTAAACAAGGAATCGGCATTGGCTGTAATAAGGCAAGGAGGAAAttgatcaatgaaacaaaatttacTAAACTCTATTGGGATGCTGTGAACTGTTGAACACTGTGAGCCTGATAGtta comes from the Phacochoerus africanus isolate WHEZ1 chromosome 4, ROS_Pafr_v1, whole genome shotgun sequence genome and includes:
- the LOC125124482 gene encoding LOW QUALITY PROTEIN: olfactory receptor 4P4-like (The sequence of the model RefSeq protein was modified relative to this genomic sequence to represent the inferred CDS: inserted 1 base in 1 codon) — translated: MENQNNVTEFVFMGLWGNKTIELLLFFLFLLCYLAVLMGNFIILLTITCSHLIQQPMYYFLGHLSLMDLCYTSTVVPRLIRDLAAARKNISYNNCMTQLFTAHLLAGVEIFILVSMAFDRYVAIVKPLHYLVIVNRQRCNMLIIMAWVVGFWHAIALLLMVLKLPFCGPNQIDHYICDVKPLLKLVCRDIHVVSILVIANSGMVAVVIFLVLAASYIVILYNLRTHTSAGRRKALSTCSSHITVVVLFFVPCIYTYVLPAGSENKDKEISVFYTVIAPMLNPLIYTLRNVEMKIAMRKVWSKVAXLGLKYIRCSIQLHWAPHSL